GCGCGCCGACGGCGCGCCGGAACCACCTTCTGATCGATGATCGGGTTCTCGGCGCGCCGGATCGTACTGCGTGGGTTGGCTGTCATGATGGTCGGCTGCTCACCGGAACGTGTTCAGGCCTTCGACAAGCGCGGGAACCATGTACACGCTGCCGTAGGAGGGGTCCATCTGGGCGCCGGGGATGGTGATGAACCGGTCGTCGGCCACTGCGGCCAGATTGCGGGTGAGCGGGTCCTTCTTGAGCAGGTCGATCTTTTCCAACGCGGTGTCGTTGGGTTCACCCCGGGTCAGATCGGCGAGGATGATCACGTCGGGGTCGCGGGCGGCGACCTCGTCCCAGCTCACCTCGGCCCACTTGGTCGACGCGTCCTCGAAGATGTTCTCGACCCCGACGAGGTCGGAGACGTGTTGGGGCAGACCGCCGGGACCCGCCGCCCACGGCGTGCCGTCGTAGGTGGAGTAGAACCACAGCACCTTCAGCGGGGTGTCCTGGCTTTCGATAGTGCTCAGCGCCTCGTCCACCACGGCCTGTTGTTCGGCCGCCAGTTCTTCCCCTGCGGCCGGGACGTCGAAGATCGTGCCCAGCTGGCGGTACTCGTCGTACAACATCCTGAAGTCCGCGTCCGCGACGCTGACGTGCAACGTGCAGTCGAGCTCGGTCA
The sequence above is a segment of the Solwaraspora sp. WMMD406 genome. Coding sequences within it:
- a CDS encoding ABC transporter substrate-binding protein — encoded protein: MTQLLPGPSVARARAASLSPMKTRTGTSVMTAVAVLALAGCAGTESSEADRRTAAPGAGAASYPLTITNCGTDVTFERAPQRVVTLNQTAAEILIHLGVGDRIVGSGYEIYEPPQDIAEQYEKIPILSAHGQPINHEKLLEAQPEFVYTSFGSFLTAAQSGDREQLHELGVPTYVTELDCTLHVSVADADFRMLYDEYRQLGTIFDVPAAGEELAAEQQAVVDEALSTIESQDTPLKVLWFYSTYDGTPWAAGPGGLPQHVSDLVGVENIFEDASTKWAEVSWDEVAARDPDVIILADLTRGEPNDTALEKIDLLKKDPLTRNLAAVADDRFITIPGAQMDPSYGSVYMVPALVEGLNTFR